A part of Pseudoalteromonas arctica A 37-1-2 genomic DNA contains:
- the ampD gene encoding 1,6-anhydro-N-acetylmuramyl-L-alanine amidase AmpD encodes MKIDLDGVLSTVAQRPCSHFDERPDEADISLLVIHNISLPAGQFGTPFVDELFMGCIDFNAHPSFSDLNNLRVSAHCFIKRTGEVIQYVPFEKCAWHAGQSEFEGVPACNNFSIGIELEGTDTTPYSLAQYKTLTIISKSIMQRYPKITPSRIVGHCDIAPGRKTDPGSSFNWPLFFNMLEQLS; translated from the coding sequence ATGAAAATAGATTTAGACGGTGTTTTAAGTACGGTAGCGCAGCGGCCTTGTTCGCATTTTGATGAGCGCCCTGATGAGGCTGATATTTCTTTATTGGTGATTCACAATATATCATTGCCAGCAGGGCAGTTTGGTACACCTTTCGTTGATGAATTATTTATGGGGTGCATTGATTTCAATGCTCATCCGAGTTTTAGTGACTTAAATAATTTACGTGTATCGGCCCATTGCTTTATAAAGCGCACCGGTGAGGTTATACAATACGTGCCTTTTGAAAAATGTGCTTGGCATGCTGGGCAATCTGAGTTTGAGGGGGTACCTGCTTGTAATAACTTTAGCATTGGTATTGAGCTTGAAGGTACCGACACCACGCCATATTCTTTAGCGCAGTACAAAACATTAACTATTATTAGTAAATCTATAATGCAACGCTATCCAAAAATTACCCCTTCGCGTATTGTTGGGCATTGCGATATTGCCCCTGGGCGTAAAACCGATCCTGGCAGTAGCTTTAATTGGCCATTGTTTTTTAATATGCTTGAACAACTAAGTTAG
- the ampE gene encoding beta-lactamase regulator AmpE, which produces MILVSIIIALILERLGARSNYWQISYYANGYLNRSNKLLGDKGLFSSVPGFLIWLLLPVIAMALIYCLSDFVLWQLGINIAVLLVCFGCAKQRALYKSYLNALTRDDGTAASLYALQIGQKRTEDEESGETFGQTLAWVNFRFYCAVIFWFVVLGAPGAVLYALVRTLADLVREDHKVIFAKRFKLIHKLLFWLDWLPARITSFGYLVIGNFNKGTSCWLRYVLNFKSPNREVVTCTALAAEQVEKRYYGCTYEATCMIKLVKRNVLFYLVLIALLTLFGGLS; this is translated from the coding sequence ATGATTTTAGTTTCTATAATAATTGCATTAATACTAGAGCGCTTAGGCGCTCGGTCTAATTACTGGCAGATAAGTTATTACGCAAATGGTTATTTAAATCGCTCTAATAAATTACTTGGTGATAAGGGCTTATTTAGCTCAGTACCGGGCTTTTTAATTTGGCTTTTACTTCCAGTGATTGCGATGGCACTAATTTATTGTTTATCTGATTTTGTTTTGTGGCAGTTGGGCATTAATATCGCGGTGCTTTTGGTTTGCTTTGGTTGTGCTAAGCAGCGTGCTTTATATAAGTCGTACTTAAATGCGTTAACGCGAGATGATGGTACTGCAGCATCTTTATATGCGTTACAAATAGGTCAAAAACGTACAGAAGACGAAGAAAGTGGCGAGACTTTTGGGCAAACATTGGCTTGGGTAAACTTTAGATTTTACTGTGCGGTTATTTTTTGGTTTGTTGTTTTAGGCGCACCAGGCGCGGTTTTATATGCACTGGTACGTACTTTAGCTGACTTAGTACGAGAAGATCATAAAGTAATATTTGCTAAGCGTTTTAAACTTATACATAAACTATTGTTTTGGCTCGACTGGTTACCTGCACGTATTACCAGCTTTGGTTATTTAGTAATAGGTAACTTTAATAAAGGCACAAGCTGTTGGCTACGTTACGTACTTAACTTTAAATCTCCAAACCGAGAAGTAGTAACATGTACTGCACTTGCTGCAGAGCAAGTTGAAAAGCGTTATTACGGCTGTACCTACGAGGCCACTTGTATGATTAAGCTTGTTAAGCGCAATGTATTATTTTACTTAGTACTTATAGCACTACTTACATTATTTGGTGGACTATCGTAG
- a CDS encoding REP-associated tyrosine transposase: MHRSYLLRKGRVSKANHYYAITLVCHERNNLFTSLIINRAIINEMRGLEREQLIKSNTFVIMPNHIHWLLQLSDSATLSEVIRSFKGRSATVYRQFGRQKLWQKGFYDHLIRNTEDLNSCARYIVANPLRANLIENIADYPYWDSIYLNS; encoded by the coding sequence ATGCATCGTTCATATTTATTACGAAAGGGAAGAGTATCAAAAGCAAACCACTATTATGCTATTACACTGGTTTGTCATGAGCGAAACAACCTATTCACAAGCTTAATAATTAATAGAGCTATTATCAATGAAATGAGGGGATTAGAGAGAGAGCAACTGATTAAATCAAATACTTTCGTGATAATGCCAAACCATATTCATTGGTTATTACAATTATCCGATAGCGCAACATTAAGTGAGGTAATTAGAAGCTTCAAAGGACGCTCAGCCACGGTGTATAGACAATTTGGCAGACAAAAGCTTTGGCAAAAAGGGTTTTATGATCACTTAATAAGAAATACCGAAGACTTAAATAGCTGTGCTAGATACATAGTCGCAAACCCTTTACGTGCAAATTTAATAGAAAATATTGCAGACTACCCATATTGGGATAGTATTTATCTAAACTCGTAG